A genomic region of uncultured Paludibaculum sp. contains the following coding sequences:
- a CDS encoding MogA/MoaB family molybdenum cofactor biosynthesis protein — translation MIEVAVLTISDSTFAGTREDLSGPALAALCAEQGWMVVHRQVLPDDAEQIRASLEVLSTRCNLILTTGGTGVAARDVTPEATRAVLEKELPGLAELMRTEGLKYTRRAVLSRGLAGTRGQCLIVNVPGSPKGARQSMDAILDLVPHVVDLLAGQTAHAEDTKRP, via the coding sequence ATGATCGAGGTGGCGGTTCTTACGATTTCCGATTCGACCTTCGCGGGAACGAGGGAGGATTTGTCGGGGCCGGCACTGGCGGCACTGTGCGCGGAACAAGGCTGGATGGTGGTGCACCGGCAAGTATTGCCGGACGACGCGGAACAGATCCGGGCGTCGCTGGAGGTTCTGAGCACGCGGTGCAACCTGATTCTGACTACGGGTGGGACGGGTGTTGCGGCTCGGGATGTGACTCCGGAGGCGACGCGGGCGGTGCTGGAGAAGGAGTTGCCCGGATTGGCGGAACTGATGAGAACAGAAGGGCTTAAGTATACCCGAAGGGCCGTTTTGTCACGGGGTCTGGCAGGAACGCGGGGGCAGTGTCTGATTGTGAATGTGCCGGGGTCGCCGAAGGGTGCCCGGCAGTCGATGGATGCTATCTTGGATCTGGTGCCACACGTTGTGGATTTGCTGGCGGGCCAGACCGCGCACGCAGAGGATACGAAACGCCCGTGA
- a CDS encoding VWA domain-containing protein, producing MMRIVLSIVLLGLLPMLPAQTPSQPRVMPGTPAPKSEEQKRVAPGTPAPKAEAPKDEGQQVDDSGFTIQTQVQVVLVPTTVTDKKGHTVNGLKPQDFVLLDNDKQQQISRDVTFLPLSMVVCIQRSSNVDMVLPKIKQMGYVMHDLMIGQDGEAAIIGFDHRVDVLQGFTNDAEKINAAVEKLKPGSRTSRLNDSIQMAARMLRSKKDRRKSILMISETMDRSSEAKVKEVATELQIYNIDVYTLNISRLITRFTEKPGVPRPDPFPPAARPMPGVMANDPTTQSQVYGTPGYGVDFVPAIEEIFTATKAIFVKNPAEVYTQFTGGREYSFMSQKDLENAIEAIGSEIRAQYILSYSPNNKIEGGFHKIKVTVNRPGLKVRTRPGYWMAGVPN from the coding sequence ATGATGAGAATCGTCCTTTCCATCGTCCTTTTGGGCCTGCTGCCGATGCTGCCGGCGCAAACACCGTCGCAGCCGAGGGTTATGCCGGGGACCCCGGCGCCTAAGTCGGAGGAGCAGAAGCGAGTGGCGCCTGGGACGCCGGCTCCGAAGGCGGAAGCGCCCAAGGACGAGGGGCAGCAGGTGGATGATAGCGGCTTCACCATTCAGACCCAGGTTCAGGTGGTGCTGGTTCCAACCACCGTTACGGATAAGAAGGGCCACACCGTTAACGGTTTGAAACCGCAGGATTTCGTCCTGTTGGACAACGACAAGCAACAGCAGATCAGCCGGGACGTGACGTTTTTGCCTCTGTCGATGGTGGTGTGCATCCAGCGCAGCAGCAATGTGGATATGGTGCTGCCCAAGATCAAGCAGATGGGCTATGTGATGCACGACCTGATGATCGGGCAGGACGGCGAGGCGGCCATCATCGGGTTTGACCACCGGGTGGATGTGCTGCAGGGCTTCACGAACGATGCGGAGAAGATCAACGCGGCGGTGGAGAAACTGAAGCCGGGGAGCCGGACGAGCCGGCTGAACGATTCGATCCAGATGGCGGCACGCATGTTGCGGTCGAAGAAGGACCGGCGCAAGTCGATTCTGATGATTTCGGAGACGATGGACCGCTCGAGCGAAGCCAAGGTAAAGGAAGTCGCGACGGAGCTTCAGATCTACAACATCGACGTGTACACCCTGAATATCAGCCGCCTGATCACGCGATTTACTGAGAAGCCGGGCGTTCCGCGGCCTGATCCGTTCCCGCCGGCGGCGCGGCCGATGCCCGGAGTCATGGCGAACGATCCGACGACGCAGAGCCAGGTGTATGGGACGCCGGGCTACGGAGTAGACTTTGTGCCGGCGATCGAGGAGATCTTCACAGCGACGAAGGCGATCTTCGTGAAAAATCCGGCGGAAGTGTATACGCAGTTCACGGGCGGACGCGAGTATTCGTTCATGTCCCAGAAAGACCTGGAGAATGCCATTGAGGCCATCGGCTCGGAGATTCGTGCCCAGTATATTTTGTCGTATTCGCCGAATAACAAGATCGAGGGCGGGTTCCACAAGATCAAGGTGACGGTGAACCGGCCGGGGTTGAAGGTGCGGACGCGGCCAGGGTACTGGATGGCCGGAGTTCCGA